A stretch of the Ostrea edulis chromosome 9, xbOstEdul1.1, whole genome shotgun sequence genome encodes the following:
- the LOC125660047 gene encoding uncharacterized protein in mobD 3'region-like, with amino-acid sequence MDINLTDINLMDINLTDINLMDINLTDINLMDINLMDINLTDINLMDINLMDINLTDINLMDINLMDINLTDINLMDINLTDINLMDINLMDINLTDINLMDINLMDISLLDINLTDINLMDINLTDINLTHINLMDINLMDINLTDINLMDINLVNEWTLT; translated from the coding sequence ATGGACATTAACCTAACGGACATTAACCTAATGGACATTAACCTAACGGACATTAACCTAATGGACATTAACCTAACGGACATTAACTTAATGGACATTAACCTAATGGACATTAACCTAACGGACATTAACCTAATGGACATTAACCTAATGGACATTAACCTAACGGACATTAACCTAATGGACATTAACCTAATGGACATTAACCTAACGGACATTAACCTAATGGACATTAACCTAACGGACATTAACTTAATGGACATTAACCTAATGGACATTAACCTAACGGACATTAACCTAATGGACATTAACCTAATGGACATTAGCCTACTGGACATTAACCTAACGGACATTAACCTAATGGACATTAACCTAACGGACATTAACCTAACGCACATTAACCTAATGGACATTAACCTAATGGACATTAACCTAACGGACATTAACCTAATGGACATTAACCTAGTTAATGAATGGACATTAACCTAA